In Nostoc sp. GT001, a genomic segment contains:
- a CDS encoding adenylate/guanylate cyclase domain-containing protein yields the protein MWAKLKPHIWQWRGVLLAVPNITALVIALRLTGLLQLLELAGLDQFFLLRSQESADTRIVIVEINEADVRKQGQWPMPDGKLASLLEKIKQQKPRAIGLDIYRDLPVNPGYQDLLKVFKSTPNLIGVQKVSDTIDSSAVDSSPELKKLNQIGSNDLPIDGDGKIRRALLYVNLNHDEILESFGLKLALLYLKPEGITAKPSATNSNYLQLNRGVFPIFEANDGGYVRADAGSYQVLLNYRGRIQQFTKVSLTEVQENRIPRDLMRDKVVLIGATAESLKDLFYTPYSSNVLTDPERMAGVTIHANLISQILSAAMEGRPLIKCLPEPLEWLSILIWSIIGASLCWLQRHSSNQKNLMAVSVLLVGGGLIGGSFLAFLAGWWIPVIPSMLAFVGSAIALTQYIAQSATEMRKTLGRYLTDEIVANILETPSGLKLGGERRKVTVLVSDLRGFSAISEQLPPEEVVKILNLYLGTMTDVINQYKGTINEFMGDGIFVIFGAPISRKDDSERAIACAIAMQLAMEQVNKQNQQMNFPILEMGIGINTGEAVAGNVGSQKRAQYTVIGSHVNLAARIESYTVGGQILISENTCKDANIDLQIAGKLQIEPKGIKHPVTICEIRGIGGKYNLFLPKYDEDIIVLTQKVSVEYSILQGKHTVGTVFMGELISLSEKGAQLQSPHSLELLSNLKLKLLIEAEMATEEDIYAKVIEQSHVDEHLFLLRFTAVPPKANAILNALRRAGVRLRYQS from the coding sequence ATGTGGGCAAAGCTGAAACCGCACATCTGGCAATGGCGGGGTGTTTTACTTGCTGTTCCCAATATTACAGCTCTGGTGATTGCACTACGCTTGACTGGATTACTGCAATTGTTGGAATTGGCAGGACTAGATCAATTTTTTCTCCTCCGTTCACAAGAGTCGGCTGATACCCGCATTGTCATAGTTGAGATTAATGAGGCAGATGTCCGCAAGCAGGGACAATGGCCTATGCCTGATGGAAAACTTGCTAGTTTGTTAGAGAAAATCAAACAGCAAAAACCCAGAGCGATTGGTTTAGATATTTATCGTGATTTACCCGTCAATCCCGGTTATCAAGATTTACTTAAGGTTTTTAAGTCTACTCCTAATTTGATTGGAGTCCAAAAAGTCTCTGATACGATTGATAGTTCGGCGGTTGATTCATCTCCAGAACTGAAGAAACTTAATCAAATTGGGTCGAATGATTTACCCATAGATGGAGATGGCAAAATTCGACGAGCATTATTGTACGTAAATTTAAATCATGATGAGATTCTGGAAAGCTTTGGGCTAAAACTGGCATTGTTGTACTTGAAACCTGAAGGTATTACTGCCAAGCCATCGGCAACTAACTCTAATTACTTGCAGTTAAATCGGGGTGTTTTCCCAATTTTTGAAGCTAATGACGGAGGTTACGTCCGAGCCGATGCGGGGAGTTATCAAGTGCTGTTGAATTACCGAGGACGGATACAGCAGTTTACTAAAGTCTCTCTTACCGAAGTGCAAGAGAACCGCATCCCACGAGATTTAATGCGAGATAAGGTGGTATTAATTGGTGCTACCGCTGAGAGTTTGAAAGATTTATTCTATACGCCTTACAGCAGTAATGTCTTGACTGACCCGGAACGAATGGCGGGTGTAACAATTCATGCTAATTTGATTAGTCAAATTTTAAGTGCGGCAATGGAAGGTCGTCCACTGATTAAGTGTTTACCTGAGCCGCTAGAATGGCTATCAATTTTGATTTGGTCAATTATTGGTGCTAGCTTATGTTGGCTGCAACGCCACAGTAGCAACCAGAAAAACCTCATGGCTGTTAGTGTTTTGTTGGTAGGCGGCGGCTTAATTGGTGGCAGCTTTTTGGCGTTTTTGGCTGGTTGGTGGATTCCCGTTATCCCTTCAATGCTGGCTTTTGTTGGTTCTGCGATCGCACTTACTCAGTATATTGCTCAAAGTGCTACCGAGATGCGAAAAACCCTCGGTCGCTATCTAACTGATGAAATCGTCGCCAATATCCTCGAAACTCCTTCTGGATTAAAGCTAGGAGGAGAACGCCGAAAAGTTACGGTTCTTGTGTCTGATTTAAGAGGATTCTCGGCTATTTCCGAACAATTGCCCCCGGAAGAAGTAGTAAAGATTTTGAATCTTTATTTGGGAACAATGACAGATGTGATTAACCAATATAAAGGCACGATTAATGAGTTTATGGGTGATGGTATTTTTGTGATTTTTGGTGCGCCAATTAGTCGCAAAGATGATTCTGAACGAGCAATCGCTTGTGCTATTGCCATGCAATTGGCAATGGAGCAAGTGAACAAACAAAATCAGCAAATGAATTTCCCAATCCTCGAAATGGGAATCGGTATTAATACAGGCGAGGCTGTGGCGGGGAATGTTGGTTCTCAAAAACGCGCTCAATATACAGTCATTGGCAGTCATGTTAATTTGGCCGCTCGAATTGAGTCTTATACAGTGGGAGGACAAATTTTAATTTCCGAAAATACCTGTAAGGATGCCAATATTGACCTCCAAATTGCTGGGAAACTACAAATAGAACCAAAGGGAATAAAACACCCTGTGACAATTTGTGAAATTCGTGGCATTGGCGGTAAATATAATTTATTCTTGCCTAAATATGACGAAGACATAATTGTTCTGACTCAAAAAGTGTCTGTAGAATACTCCATTTTGCAGGGGAAACATACAGTAGGAACAGTATTTATGGGGGAATTGATTAGCCTCTCAGAAAAAGGAGCGCAGCTGCAATCGCCACATTCTTTAGAACTCTTGAGTAATCTCAAACTCAAGTTATTGATTGAAGCAGAAATGGCTACAGAAGAAGATATCTACGCCAAGGTGATTGAACAGTCTCATGTTGACGAGCATCTTTTTCTACTTCGGTTTACAGCAGTTCCCCCAAAAGCTAACGCAATTCTCAATGCACTGCGTCGAGCTGGGGTGAGATTAAGGTATCAATCTTGA
- the fdhD gene encoding formate dehydrogenase accessory sulfurtransferase FdhD, protein MKMPTKSKTKATVWVVENGKMRSRLDQLTTEEPLEIRLVPLQKTVAVTMRTPGADFELAAGFLYSEGVVSRREDIRRISYCVDELVDGEQRHNIVNVELRDGLIPDLQPLERHFYTSSACGVCGKASLEALRLRGCPVISSGLMVTPAIVYTLPDKLQAAQGIFTATGGLHAAAIFDTQGKLLNLWEDVGRHNALDKLIGTALLSDQLPLNNCIILVSGRSSFEILQKSTTAGVPIVCSVSAPSSLAVSVAKEFGITLIGFLRGERFNIYTGLQRINAV, encoded by the coding sequence ATGAAAATGCCAACTAAAAGCAAGACCAAAGCCACTGTCTGGGTTGTGGAAAATGGTAAAATGCGATCGCGTTTAGACCAACTCACCACCGAAGAACCTTTAGAAATTCGCCTCGTCCCTCTCCAGAAGACGGTAGCTGTAACAATGCGAACACCAGGAGCAGATTTTGAACTAGCTGCTGGTTTCCTCTACAGTGAAGGAGTCGTTAGCCGCAGAGAAGATATCCGACGTATTAGTTACTGCGTAGATGAATTGGTAGATGGTGAGCAGCGCCATAACATTGTAAATGTAGAACTGCGGGATGGCTTGATTCCAGACTTACAGCCTTTGGAGCGTCATTTCTACACTAGTAGCGCCTGTGGGGTGTGTGGTAAAGCTAGCCTTGAAGCTTTACGTCTGCGGGGATGTCCAGTGATTTCTTCTGGCCTAATGGTAACACCTGCGATCGTATACACCCTACCAGATAAACTCCAGGCTGCTCAAGGTATATTTACTGCTACAGGGGGTTTACACGCTGCGGCTATCTTCGATACTCAAGGAAAACTATTAAATCTGTGGGAGGATGTTGGGCGACACAATGCTTTGGATAAATTGATTGGTACAGCTTTGCTCAGTGATCAGTTGCCTTTAAATAATTGTATTATTTTAGTTAGCGGGCGCTCTAGTTTTGAGATTTTGCAAAAGTCTACAACTGCTGGGGTTCCTATTGTTTGTTCTGTTTCTGCTCCTAGTAGTTTGGCGGTGTCTGTTGCCAAAGAATTTGGGATTACCTTAATTGGATTCCTGCGCGGAGAACGGTTCAATATTTACACTGGTTTACAAAGAATAAATGCTGTTTAA
- a CDS encoding Mo-dependent nitrogenase C-terminal domain-containing protein — protein sequence MTSTVQSPYSSEQIAAWLRGLLTIAWADGNFDDQEQELIASITENELAPKIKFDSLEVITAEELAAALGKGTPAAENFLRTAIMVAIADGTYSPSEDEVLQQFCQALEQPEELLEALRQTLEYPQQITPTIASPGLTKRQINALHPLQDWLDGLDIQDPRVARFLCKMIPAQCPFERDVTLFGRKIVHIPPMCKINPLYEQLVGLRFRALSYLADKCGEDVSPYI from the coding sequence ATGACAAGTACCGTTCAATCCCCCTACAGCAGCGAACAGATTGCCGCTTGGTTGCGTGGACTGCTTACTATTGCTTGGGCTGATGGTAATTTTGATGACCAAGAACAGGAATTAATTGCCAGCATCACCGAAAATGAATTAGCTCCTAAGATTAAATTCGATTCACTAGAGGTAATTACCGCAGAGGAATTAGCCGCAGCGTTGGGTAAAGGTACACCAGCCGCAGAAAATTTCTTAAGGACAGCGATAATGGTAGCGATCGCAGATGGTACTTATTCTCCCAGCGAAGATGAGGTTCTGCAACAGTTCTGCCAAGCCTTGGAACAGCCAGAGGAGTTACTCGAAGCCCTTCGCCAAACTCTGGAATACCCACAGCAAATTACCCCCACTATTGCCAGCCCTGGGCTGACAAAGCGTCAAATTAATGCCCTACACCCCCTGCAAGACTGGCTCGATGGGCTAGATATCCAAGACCCAAGAGTAGCCCGCTTTTTGTGTAAAATGATTCCTGCCCAGTGCCCTTTTGAGCGGGATGTCACCCTATTTGGACGCAAGATTGTGCATATACCACCGATGTGTAAAATCAACCCGTTATATGAGCAACTGGTAGGCTTACGTTTCCGCGCCCTCTCCTATTTAGCAGATAAATGCGGTGAAGATGTTTCACCATATATTTGA
- a CDS encoding DUF928 domain-containing protein has product MKGIKPSLYFVPFSLPLYLLSGLTAQVQAQSYHANKTWQVSQTFKPPQRGKPPASAGGSTRGSSCLTGKKLIIPLMPPDKLGLTFAQHPTFFWYIPPSQLKTAKFLLLTEDQNIFYETSFTLPNKPGIISFKLPDSAPALAVGKTYHWYLTIVCNTQDSSENPTVDGWVERTQPEVTLSQALAKANLYKLPTIYAEAGIWHEALTSLVQLRRTEPNNFKARLDWRQFFKSVGLNAIASEPLIDCCTSKN; this is encoded by the coding sequence ATGAAAGGGATTAAACCATCTCTATATTTTGTACCCTTTTCCTTACCTTTGTATTTGCTTTCTGGTTTAACAGCACAGGTACAAGCTCAGTCGTACCATGCCAATAAAACTTGGCAAGTTAGTCAAACATTTAAGCCACCACAGCGGGGAAAACCTCCCGCAAGTGCTGGTGGTTCTACCCGTGGTAGCTCTTGCCTAACAGGCAAAAAACTGATAATTCCCTTAATGCCTCCAGATAAATTAGGGTTGACATTTGCTCAACATCCAACATTTTTCTGGTATATACCTCCATCTCAACTCAAAACAGCCAAGTTTCTGCTCTTGACTGAAGACCAGAATATATTTTATGAAACCTCTTTTACACTTCCAAATAAACCAGGAATTATTAGCTTTAAACTTCCTGATAGTGCCCCTGCACTTGCTGTAGGTAAAACTTATCACTGGTACTTAACAATTGTTTGTAATACTCAAGACTCTAGTGAAAATCCGACTGTAGATGGTTGGGTGGAACGCACTCAGCCAGAAGTAACCTTGTCGCAAGCGTTAGCAAAGGCAAATTTGTACAAGTTGCCCACCATCTATGCAGAAGCTGGGATTTGGCATGAAGCGCTGACTAGTTTAGTGCAGCTACGCCGGACTGAGCCAAATAATTTCAAAGCAAGGCTGGATTGGAGACAATTTTTCAAGTCTGTAGGTTTGAATGCGATCGCTTCCGAACCATTGATTGATTGTTGCACATCTAAGAATTAA
- a CDS encoding glutamate-cysteine ligase family protein yields MFFFGIEHEVAFLNKEGKFADFFHTKFADFNQIIARLPTYPSDYPQLRVGDAGIKMKRWYIEGFERFADSDEVIDCHVKGIEIRTTIHSNIQGAITELSESFDLLRKVAADFGLSPVLVSFNPYNPAFEPQPPLNDYEIKQLEAYPDEQTANIHMVSYGPDLNISVADLSTEDVIDIGKKLTYYSPYIVPFSYSSPFYNGGLWDGLSVRTFIRTGKRPATLVFVQKEEQLINSTPSLTKIARIPAEVGRIEFKACDSCDDFFIYAALLALLKGLVLDKTLPGRATVPDAALHQLSAKEAFDNEDIFENATKVLQAAEVALGDDPDVHYLTPLKVLLAKRKTRSHELIEVFHRVSSIEEVIRQTYQV; encoded by the coding sequence ATGTTTTTCTTTGGCATTGAACATGAAGTCGCTTTCTTAAACAAAGAAGGAAAGTTTGCTGATTTTTTCCACACAAAATTTGCTGATTTCAATCAAATTATTGCAAGGCTACCCACATACCCCAGTGACTATCCTCAACTCCGCGTCGGCGATGCGGGTATTAAAATGAAGAGATGGTACATTGAGGGATTTGAAAGATTTGCGGATTCTGATGAAGTGATAGATTGTCATGTTAAAGGTATTGAGATTAGAACAACTATCCATTCTAATATTCAAGGCGCTATTACTGAATTATCAGAAAGTTTTGACTTGCTACGTAAGGTTGCCGCTGACTTTGGCTTATCACCAGTTTTGGTTAGTTTCAATCCTTACAATCCAGCTTTTGAGCCTCAACCCCCATTAAACGATTATGAAATCAAACAGTTAGAAGCTTATCCTGACGAACAAACTGCGAATATTCACATGGTATCTTATGGGCCAGATTTAAATATTTCAGTGGCAGATTTGTCAACTGAAGATGTGATTGATATTGGCAAAAAGTTAACTTATTACAGTCCCTATATCGTTCCTTTTAGTTATAGCTCTCCCTTTTATAATGGGGGTTTATGGGATGGACTATCGGTACGAACATTTATCAGAACTGGAAAAAGACCAGCTACTCTGGTTTTTGTTCAAAAAGAAGAACAACTGATTAATAGCACACCTTCCTTAACAAAAATTGCCCGCATTCCGGCGGAAGTGGGACGCATCGAATTTAAGGCTTGTGATAGCTGTGATGATTTTTTCATCTACGCAGCTTTGCTGGCATTATTGAAAGGTTTGGTATTAGATAAAACCTTGCCAGGTAGAGCAACTGTACCCGATGCAGCCTTACACCAACTTTCCGCAAAAGAAGCATTTGACAACGAAGATATTTTTGAGAATGCCACAAAAGTCTTGCAAGCAGCCGAAGTTGCTTTAGGAGACGATCCAGATGTTCATTATTTGACACCATTAAAAGTGCTACTGGCGAAGCGAAAAACAAGATCCCATGAATTAATAGAAGTGTTCCATCGGGTAAGTTCAATAGAAGAGGTAATAAGGCAGACTTATCAAGTTTAA
- a CDS encoding serine hydrolase domain-containing protein produces MSITLGLKHTFTELREPTIGEVATGYGDRNKDGKLDSYAQVNDGNSLGDGGLVSTAEDLAKFAKALFVKKTLLSSKMMKEMLKFKDNGADYSYGLGVERFSSPLAKAIGHSGIAYGFATLLAYLPNENTTIVVLLNNQNVDLKSVARTGLEVVENK; encoded by the coding sequence GTGTCAATAACTTTGGGATTAAAACATACCTTTACAGAATTGCGCGAACCGACAATTGGCGAAGTCGCTACAGGTTATGGCGATCGCAATAAAGATGGTAAGCTAGATAGCTATGCCCAAGTCAATGATGGCAATAGTTTGGGTGATGGTGGATTGGTTTCAACAGCAGAGGATTTAGCCAAGTTCGCCAAAGCGTTATTTGTCAAAAAAACTTTACTTTCGTCAAAGATGATGAAAGAAATGCTGAAATTTAAAGATAATGGCGCAGACTATAGCTATGGCTTGGGTGTAGAAAGGTTTTCATCTCCTTTAGCAAAAGCAATTGGGCATAGTGGTATAGCTTATGGCTTCGCAACATTGCTTGCATATTTACCCAATGAAAATACCACTATAGTAGTGTTGCTAAACAATCAGAATGTTGATCTTAAATCAGTAGCTAGAACAGGTCTAGAGGTTGTTGAAAATAAATGA
- a CDS encoding Uma2 family endonuclease, which translates to MSAAKDFEFPNDVIFPLGDLDSDEPPLESELHLRQIILLLQSLELCWRNRNDFYAAGNLTIYYSQRQKRSEEFRGPDFFVVLGCERKIRKSWVVWEEDGKYPNIIVELLSNSTTATDKGLKKQIFQDIFRTPEYFWFDPNNLEFAGFILIGGTYEPIEPNFQGWMWSQQLNLYLGIYENKLRYFTAEGNLIPTPEEVAEQERQRAERLAAKLRELNIDPDTI; encoded by the coding sequence ATGTCCGCCGCCAAAGATTTTGAATTCCCAAATGATGTAATATTTCCTCTTGGGGATTTAGATAGTGACGAACCACCATTGGAAAGCGAATTACATCTACGCCAAATAATTTTGCTATTGCAATCTTTGGAATTGTGCTGGCGAAATCGCAATGACTTTTACGCTGCGGGTAATCTAACAATTTACTACAGTCAACGCCAGAAGAGATCAGAAGAATTCCGGGGGCCAGATTTTTTTGTCGTGCTGGGATGTGAACGCAAAATTCGTAAAAGTTGGGTTGTTTGGGAAGAAGACGGGAAATATCCCAACATAATTGTAGAACTTCTCTCTAATTCTACAACCGCAACTGACAAAGGTTTGAAAAAACAAATTTTTCAAGATATCTTTCGCACACCAGAATATTTTTGGTTCGATCCCAATAATTTAGAATTTGCTGGCTTTATCTTGATTGGCGGTACTTATGAACCGATAGAACCTAATTTTCAAGGATGGATGTGGAGTCAGCAGTTAAATTTGTACTTGGGTATTTATGAAAATAAATTGCGCTATTTCACTGCGGAAGGAAATCTAATTCCCACACCCGAAGAAGTCGCAGAACAAGAAAGACAACGTGCTGAACGCCTAGCAGCCAAATTGCGAGAACTGAACATTGACCCAGATACGATTTAA